In one Pseudomonas fitomaticsae genomic region, the following are encoded:
- a CDS encoding transporter substrate-binding domain-containing protein, with the protein MKKYLSMLLVGVTALVAVNAAQAGAIDDAVKRGSLKVGMDPTYMPFEMTNKRGEIIGFEVDILKAMTKAMGVKLELVSTGYDGIIPALMTDKFDMIGSGMTLTQERNLRLNFSEPFIVVGQTLLIRKELEGTIKSYKDLNTADYRITSKLGTTGEMVAKKLISKAKYHGYDNEQEAVLDVVNGKADAFIYDAPYNVVAVNKVGAGKLVFLDKPFTYEPLAFGLKKGDYDSINFINNFLHQIHEDGTYDRIHDKWFKSTEWLKDME; encoded by the coding sequence ATGAAGAAGTATCTGTCGATGCTGCTGGTCGGCGTCACGGCACTGGTTGCAGTCAATGCGGCGCAGGCCGGCGCAATCGATGACGCGGTCAAGCGCGGCTCGTTGAAAGTCGGTATGGATCCGACCTACATGCCGTTCGAAATGACCAACAAGCGCGGCGAAATCATCGGTTTCGAAGTCGACATCCTCAAAGCCATGACCAAGGCCATGGGCGTCAAGCTGGAGCTGGTCTCCACCGGTTACGACGGGATCATCCCGGCGCTGATGACCGACAAGTTCGACATGATCGGCAGCGGCATGACCCTGACCCAGGAACGCAACCTGCGCCTGAACTTCAGCGAACCGTTCATCGTGGTCGGCCAGACCCTGCTGATCCGCAAGGAGCTGGAAGGCACCATCAAGTCCTATAAAGACCTGAACACCGCCGACTACCGCATCACCTCCAAGCTCGGCACTACCGGCGAGATGGTCGCCAAGAAGCTGATCTCCAAGGCCAAGTACCACGGCTACGACAACGAGCAGGAAGCCGTGCTCGACGTGGTCAACGGCAAGGCTGACGCCTTCATCTATGACGCGCCGTACAACGTCGTTGCAGTGAACAAGGTCGGCGCCGGCAAACTGGTGTTCCTCGACAAGCCGTTCACCTACGAGCCACTGGCCTTCGGTCTGAAGAAGGGTGACTACGACAGCATCAACTTCATCAACAACTTCCTGCACCAGATCCACGAAGACGGCACCTACGATCGCATCCATGACAAGTGGTTCAAGAGCACCGAGTGGCTCAAGGACATGGAATAA
- the dtd gene encoding D-aminoacyl-tRNA deacylase — protein sequence MKGLLQRVKGARVEVAGEVVGSVDQGLLVLVAVEPDDTPASADKLLHKLLNYRVFSDAEGKMNLSLADVGGGLLLVSQFTLAADTKSGLRPSFSTAAPPALGEELFDYLLSKAKQMHGTVASGRFGADMQVHLVNDGPVTFLLQT from the coding sequence ATGAAGGGTCTGTTGCAGCGCGTGAAAGGCGCGCGGGTCGAAGTGGCGGGTGAGGTGGTTGGCAGTGTCGATCAGGGTTTATTGGTGCTGGTGGCGGTCGAACCCGACGACACGCCGGCCAGCGCCGACAAACTTCTGCATAAGCTGCTTAACTATCGAGTGTTCAGTGACGCCGAGGGCAAGATGAATCTGTCCCTGGCGGATGTGGGCGGCGGGTTGCTGCTGGTCTCTCAGTTCACCCTCGCTGCCGACACCAAAAGCGGGTTGCGCCCGAGTTTCTCGACCGCCGCCCCTCCGGCGCTGGGCGAAGAATTATTCGACTATCTATTAAGCAAAGCGAAACAGATGCATGGCACAGTGGCATCAGGTAGATTCGGCGCGGATATGCAGGTGCACCTGGTCAACGATGGCCCGGTAACCTTCCTGTTACAGACATGA
- the hutI gene encoding imidazolonepropionase, with the protein MKTLWQHCHVATMAQGVYSIIEDAAIVTSGALIEWIGPRSQLPSGEYPAVNDLQGAWVTPGLIDCHTHTVFGGNRSGEFEKRLQGVSYAEIAAAGGGIASTVRATREASEDELFASAAKRLKSLMRDGVTTVEMKSGYGLDLASERKILRVIRRLAAELPISVRSTCLAAHALPPEYKDRADDYIDHICAEMLPALAAEGLVDAVDAFCEYLAFSPEQVERVFIAAQKLGLPVKLHAEQLSSLHGSSLAARYHALSADHLEFMDEADAIAMAESDTVAVLLPGAFYFLRETQLPPMEALRKHKVKIAIASDLNPGTSPALSLRLMLNMACTCFRMTPEEALAGATIHAAQALGMADTHGSLEAGKVADFVAWQIDRPADLAYWLGGELDKRVVRHGVESSL; encoded by the coding sequence GTGAAAACCCTCTGGCAACACTGCCACGTCGCAACCATGGCGCAAGGCGTCTACTCGATCATCGAGGATGCGGCCATCGTGACGTCCGGTGCACTCATCGAGTGGATCGGCCCGCGCAGCCAATTGCCGTCAGGCGAATACCCGGCGGTCAATGACCTGCAAGGCGCGTGGGTCACCCCCGGCCTGATCGACTGCCACACCCACACCGTGTTCGGCGGCAACCGCAGCGGCGAATTCGAGAAGCGCCTGCAAGGCGTCAGCTACGCCGAAATCGCAGCGGCCGGTGGCGGCATCGCCAGCACCGTGCGCGCCACGCGCGAAGCCTCGGAAGACGAGCTGTTCGCCAGCGCCGCCAAACGCCTGAAAAGCCTGATGCGAGACGGCGTGACCACGGTCGAAATGAAATCCGGCTACGGCCTCGATCTGGCCAGCGAACGCAAGATCCTTCGGGTCATCCGTCGCCTCGCCGCCGAGCTGCCGATCAGTGTGCGCAGCACCTGCTTGGCCGCTCACGCATTGCCGCCTGAATACAAGGATCGTGCCGACGATTACATCGATCACATCTGCGCCGAGATGCTGCCGGCGCTGGCCGCCGAAGGCCTGGTGGATGCGGTGGATGCGTTCTGCGAATACCTGGCGTTCTCCCCGGAACAGGTCGAGCGGGTTTTCATTGCCGCGCAAAAACTCGGTCTGCCGGTGAAGCTGCACGCCGAGCAATTGTCGTCGCTGCATGGCTCCAGCCTCGCCGCGCGGTATCACGCGTTGTCCGCCGATCACCTGGAGTTCATGGACGAAGCCGACGCCATCGCCATGGCCGAATCCGACACTGTCGCAGTGCTGTTGCCGGGCGCGTTCTACTTCCTGCGCGAAACCCAGCTGCCGCCGATGGAAGCCCTGCGCAAACACAAAGTGAAAATCGCCATCGCCAGCGACCTCAACCCCGGCACCTCACCGGCGCTGTCGTTGCGCCTGATGCTGAACATGGCCTGCACCTGTTTCCGCATGACCCCGGAAGAGGCCCTGGCTGGCGCCACGATTCACGCGGCACAAGCCCTGGGCATGGCCGATACCCACGGCTCGCTGGAGGCCGGCAAGGTCGCGGATTTTGTCGCCTGGCAGATCGACCGCCCGGCGGATCTGGCGTACTGGCTGGGTGGTGAACTGGACAAACGCGTCGTGCGTCACGGCGTTGAATCAAGTCTGTAG
- a CDS encoding glucan biosynthesis protein G: protein MIVSPCNAAKLSAKRLRSALVAGSAVLCLLSAGQLWAFNLDDVSAKAKELAGQKFEAPRSNLPNEFREMKFADYQKIRFRTEKAEWADQKNPFKLSFYHQGMHFDTPVKINEITANTVEEIKYDPSRFDFGDLQFDPKATEQLGYAGFRVLYPINKADKQDEIMTMLGASYFRVVGKGHTYGLSARGLAIDTALPSGEEFPRFREFWIQQPKPGDKHLVIFALLDSPRATGAYRLILRPGSDTIVDVKGQMYLRDKVGKLGIAPLTSMFLFGANQPSKVLNYRRELHDSSGLSIHAGNGEWIWRPLNNPKHLAVSQFSVENPRGFGLLQRGRDFSHYEDLDDRYDKRPSAWIEPKGDWGKGTVDLVEIPTADETNDNIVAFWNPEKLPEPGQPLDFAYRMHWTIDEAALHAPDSAWVNQTLRSTGDVKQSNLIRQPDGSVAYLVDFEGPSLAALAPDADVRSQVSVGDNAELVENSVRYNPETKGWRLTLRMKIKDASKSTEMRAALVQPVVTADLAKSSVPTSNSSVAKADKVAAKQQEKADKEAKAAEAKQADAKPVADAKDKANKDAKQPAAADAAPATPESAPTEEVLTETWSYQLPADE, encoded by the coding sequence GTGATTGTTAGTCCCTGTAATGCAGCAAAATTGTCTGCCAAACGCTTGCGCAGCGCTCTGGTAGCGGGCTCGGCAGTACTCTGCCTGCTCAGCGCCGGCCAGCTTTGGGCATTCAATCTTGACGATGTGTCGGCCAAGGCCAAAGAGCTGGCCGGGCAGAAATTCGAAGCCCCGCGCAGCAACCTGCCGAACGAATTCCGTGAAATGAAATTCGCGGACTATCAGAAGATTCGTTTCCGCACCGAAAAAGCCGAATGGGCCGACCAGAAGAACCCGTTCAAGCTGTCCTTCTATCACCAGGGCATGCACTTCGATACGCCGGTAAAAATCAACGAAATCACCGCGAACACCGTCGAAGAGATCAAATACGATCCGAGCCGTTTCGATTTCGGCGACCTGCAGTTCGATCCCAAGGCCACCGAACAACTGGGCTACGCCGGTTTCCGTGTGCTGTACCCGATCAACAAGGCTGACAAGCAAGACGAAATCATGACCATGCTGGGCGCGAGCTACTTCCGCGTCGTCGGCAAGGGTCACACCTACGGTCTGTCGGCCCGTGGTCTGGCGATCGACACCGCTTTGCCGTCCGGCGAAGAATTCCCGCGTTTTCGCGAGTTCTGGATTCAGCAGCCAAAGCCGGGTGACAAGCACCTGGTGATCTTCGCCCTGCTGGATTCGCCACGTGCGACCGGCGCCTACCGTCTGATCCTGCGTCCGGGCAGCGACACCATTGTCGACGTCAAGGGCCAGATGTACCTGCGAGACAAGGTCGGCAAGCTCGGCATCGCGCCGCTGACCAGCATGTTCCTGTTCGGCGCCAACCAGCCGTCGAAAGTGCTCAACTACCGTCGTGAACTGCACGACTCCAGCGGTCTGTCGATCCATGCCGGCAACGGCGAATGGATCTGGCGTCCGCTGAACAACCCTAAACATCTGGCCGTGAGCCAGTTCAGCGTCGAAAACCCGCGCGGTTTCGGTCTGCTGCAACGTGGCCGTGACTTCAGCCACTACGAAGACCTCGACGACCGCTACGACAAGCGCCCAAGCGCCTGGATCGAGCCGAAGGGCGACTGGGGCAAAGGCACCGTCGATCTGGTCGAGATCCCGACCGCCGACGAAACCAACGACAACATCGTTGCGTTCTGGAACCCGGAAAAACTGCCGGAGCCTGGCCAGCCGCTGGACTTCGCCTACCGCATGCACTGGACCATCGACGAAGCCGCGCTGCACGCGCCGGACAGCGCCTGGGTCAACCAGACCCTGCGGTCGACCGGTGACGTCAAGCAATCGAACCTGATCCGTCAGCCGGATGGCAGCGTTGCCTACCTGGTCGACTTCGAAGGCCCGTCCCTGGCCGCTTTGGCTCCGGATGCGGACGTTCGCAGCCAGGTCAGCGTCGGCGACAACGCCGAACTGGTCGAGAACAGCGTGCGCTACAACCCGGAAACCAAGGGCTGGCGCCTGACCCTGCGGATGAAGATCAAGGACGCGAGCAAGTCCACCGAGATGCGCGCAGCCCTGGTGCAGCCAGTGGTCACCGCTGATCTGGCCAAGTCTTCGGTGCCGACGTCCAACTCGTCGGTAGCCAAAGCCGACAAGGTTGCCGCCAAGCAACAAGAGAAAGCCGACAAGGAAGCCAAGGCCGCCGAGGCCAAACAGGCCGACGCCAAGCCGGTTGCAGATGCCAAGGACAAGGCCAACAAAGACGCCAAGCAGCCAGCCGCTGCGGACGCGGCCCCAGCCACACCGGAATCGGCACCGACTGAAGAAGTCCTGACCGAGACCTGGAGCTATCAGTTGCCTGCCGATGAGTAA
- a CDS encoding choline ABC transporter substrate-binding protein gives MKRLFTRCALILTGCALLSAGAMASDDASCKTVRMGVVNWTDVIATSGMADVLLNGLGYESKQTSAVQQIIFAGIRDKRLDIFLGYWKPAMDKNIAPFLAANQVKVMDKPSLADAQATLAVPDYVAAAGLKTFGDIAKFKDQLGGKIYGIEPGSGANTTIKTMIETNHFGLKDFKIIESGEAGMLAAVQRAVNRKEFVVFVGWTPHPMNINMKITYLTGSEDVYGPNEGAATVSTVTAPDYAERCPNVHQLLENLTFTAAQESQLMVPIMERKTPQEVAKTWLREHPEDLQRWLAGVSSFDGKDGVATVQASLKN, from the coding sequence ATGAAAAGACTGTTCACTCGTTGTGCGTTAATCCTCACCGGCTGCGCGCTGCTCAGCGCCGGCGCCATGGCTTCCGACGATGCTTCCTGCAAAACCGTGCGCATGGGCGTGGTCAACTGGACCGACGTGATCGCCACCAGCGGCATGGCCGACGTGCTGCTCAACGGCCTCGGCTACGAAAGCAAACAGACCAGCGCCGTGCAGCAAATCATCTTCGCCGGCATCCGCGACAAGCGCCTCGATATCTTCCTCGGCTACTGGAAACCGGCGATGGACAAGAACATCGCGCCGTTCCTCGCCGCCAATCAGGTCAAGGTCATGGACAAGCCAAGCCTGGCCGATGCCCAGGCAACACTGGCGGTTCCGGATTACGTGGCGGCGGCAGGGCTGAAAACCTTTGGCGACATCGCGAAATTCAAGGATCAACTCGGCGGCAAGATCTACGGCATCGAGCCCGGCAGCGGCGCCAACACCACGATCAAGACCATGATCGAAACCAACCACTTCGGCCTGAAGGATTTCAAGATCATCGAATCCGGTGAGGCCGGCATGCTCGCCGCCGTGCAACGAGCGGTGAACCGCAAAGAGTTCGTGGTATTCGTCGGCTGGACCCCACACCCGATGAACATCAACATGAAGATCACCTACCTGACCGGCAGCGAAGACGTCTATGGCCCCAACGAAGGCGCCGCCACCGTTTCCACCGTCACCGCACCGGACTACGCCGAGCGCTGCCCGAACGTCCATCAACTGCTGGAAAACCTGACCTTCACCGCCGCCCAGGAAAGCCAGTTGATGGTGCCGATCATGGAGCGCAAGACCCCTCAGGAAGTGGCGAAAACCTGGCTGCGTGAGCATCCCGAAGACTTGCAACGCTGGCTGGCGGGTGTCAGCAGTTTCGACGGCAAGGACGGCGTGGCCACGGTTCAGGCCAGCCTGAAAAACTGA
- a CDS encoding alpha/beta hydrolase: MSTYPLSPAMAAFVARTESFASDDSSLGGLRKSYDAMCRAFTPERPAGLEVVDFQLSGVAVRSYRPPVRPSASGWPCVLYLHGGGWVVGGLDSHDFICCELAMALGAMVVAVDYRLAPEHPFPAGFEDCLSVWRALRSGPFWFDPGRMLVAGDSAGGNLAAALCLALRDAGEPLPGAQVLIYPGLGGDEQLPSRSECADAPLLASSDVDCYHALYLRGTATPNAYAMPLLAGDFSGLPPAWIAVAQFDPLRDDGVCYAERLNAAGVDAALYYGEGLVHGCLRARHQVAEVDRLFENLLGFMADKL, from the coding sequence ATGAGTACCTATCCACTTTCACCGGCGATGGCGGCCTTCGTCGCCAGAACCGAAAGCTTCGCCAGCGATGACAGCAGCCTCGGCGGATTGCGCAAATCCTATGACGCCATGTGCCGCGCCTTCACGCCCGAACGGCCGGCGGGTCTGGAGGTGGTGGATTTCCAGTTGAGCGGGGTGGCGGTGCGTTCGTATCGCCCGCCTGTCCGGCCATCGGCCAGTGGCTGGCCGTGCGTGTTGTATCTGCACGGCGGCGGTTGGGTGGTCGGCGGGCTGGATTCCCATGACTTCATCTGCTGCGAATTGGCGATGGCGCTGGGGGCGATGGTGGTGGCGGTGGATTACCGGCTGGCGCCGGAGCATCCGTTCCCGGCCGGTTTCGAGGATTGCCTGAGCGTGTGGCGCGCGTTGCGCAGCGGGCCGTTCTGGTTCGATCCCGGACGGATGCTGGTGGCGGGCGACAGCGCCGGCGGCAATCTGGCGGCGGCGCTGTGCCTGGCGCTACGCGATGCCGGCGAGCCGCTGCCGGGAGCGCAGGTCTTGATCTATCCGGGGCTGGGAGGCGACGAGCAGTTACCGTCGCGCAGCGAATGCGCCGATGCTCCGCTGCTCGCCAGCAGCGATGTCGATTGCTATCACGCCTTGTACCTGCGCGGCACCGCGACGCCGAACGCTTATGCGATGCCGTTGCTGGCCGGGGATTTCAGCGGTTTGCCCCCGGCCTGGATCGCCGTGGCGCAGTTCGATCCGCTGCGTGACGACGGCGTGTGCTACGCCGAACGGCTTAACGCAGCGGGCGTCGACGCGGCGCTGTATTACGGCGAAGGGCTGGTGCACGGCTGCCTGCGGGCGCGGCATCAGGTCGCCGAGGTCGATCGTCTCTTTGAGAACCTGCTGGGGTTCATGGCTGACAAATTGTGA
- the mdoH gene encoding glucans biosynthesis glucosyltransferase MdoH, translating to MSNSQVKPETLSEYLAHLPMTDEQRAELAGCQSFSELHERLSSKTFDAPTEAAQASVGKRLTLSTAEELQDAEMLVLDASGRVSMKATPPIRRTKVVPEPWRTNILVRGWRRLTGRTNPPQPPKDANVLPAARWRTVGSIRRYILLVLMLGQTIVAGWYMKGIMPYQGWSFVDLEEVLHQPLLQTATQVLPYALQTSILIMFGILFCWVSAGFWTALMGFLELLTGHDKYRISGKSAGNEPIPKDARTALVMPICNEDVPRVFAGLRATFESVAATGDLDRFDFFVLSDSNDTDICVAEQQAWLDVCREAKGFGKIFYRRRRRRVKRKSGNLDDFCRRWGGDYKYMVVLDADSVMSGECLTSLVRLMEATPDAGIIQTAPRASGMDTLYARMQQFATRVYGPLFTAGLHFWQLGESHYWGHNAIIRMKPFIDHCALAPLPGKGAFSGAILSHDFVEAALMRRAGWGVWIAYDLPGSYEELPPNLLDELKRDRRWCHGNLMNFRLFLVKGMHPVHRAVFLTGVMSYLSAPLWFFFLVLSTALLAVNTLMEPQYFLEPRQLYPLWPQWHPDKAIALFSTTIVLLFLPKLLSIILIWAKGAKEFGGKFKVTLSMLLEMLFSMLLAPVRMIFHTRFVLAAFLGWAATWNSPQRDDDSTPWSEAVKRHGPQTLLGFFWALLVIWLNPSFLWWLVPIVGSLMLSIPVSVISSRVGLGLKSRDESLFLIPEEYNPPQALLATDQYTHENRWHALNDGFVRAVVDPQQNALACSLATSRHGEAEPIEWLRQERVRHAIKVGPAGLNNHDRLQLLSDPVALARLHEQVWAEGHAEWLDAWRASVKADPHAPLLPLKPVSLQAQPA from the coding sequence ATGAGTAACTCTCAAGTAAAGCCAGAGACTCTGTCCGAGTACCTGGCGCATCTGCCGATGACCGACGAGCAGCGCGCGGAACTCGCGGGCTGCCAGTCCTTCAGCGAATTGCATGAACGCCTGTCGTCCAAGACCTTTGACGCACCGACCGAAGCCGCCCAGGCTTCGGTGGGCAAACGCCTGACCCTGAGCACCGCCGAAGAGCTGCAAGACGCGGAAATGCTGGTGCTCGACGCCAGCGGCCGGGTCAGCATGAAGGCCACGCCGCCGATTCGTCGGACCAAGGTCGTGCCGGAGCCGTGGCGCACCAACATTCTGGTGCGTGGCTGGCGCCGCCTGACCGGCCGGACCAACCCGCCGCAACCGCCGAAGGACGCCAACGTGCTGCCAGCGGCGCGCTGGCGCACGGTCGGTTCGATCCGTCGCTACATTTTGCTGGTGCTGATGCTGGGCCAGACCATCGTCGCCGGCTGGTACATGAAAGGCATCATGCCGTACCAGGGCTGGTCGTTCGTCGATCTGGAAGAAGTCCTGCATCAACCGCTGCTGCAAACCGCCACGCAAGTGCTGCCGTATGCGCTGCAGACCAGCATCCTGATCATGTTCGGGATTCTGTTCTGCTGGGTGTCGGCCGGTTTCTGGACCGCGCTGATGGGCTTCCTCGAATTGCTCACCGGCCACGATAAATACCGTATCTCCGGTAAAAGTGCCGGCAACGAGCCGATTCCGAAAGACGCGCGCACCGCGCTGGTAATGCCGATCTGCAACGAAGACGTGCCTCGGGTGTTCGCCGGTCTGCGCGCGACTTTCGAGTCGGTCGCCGCTACCGGTGACCTGGACCGTTTCGACTTCTTTGTCCTCAGTGACAGTAACGACACCGACATCTGCGTTGCCGAGCAGCAGGCCTGGCTGGACGTCTGCCGCGAAGCCAAGGGCTTCGGCAAGATCTTCTATCGCCGCCGTCGCCGTCGCGTCAAACGCAAGAGCGGCAACCTCGACGACTTCTGCCGTCGCTGGGGCGGTGACTACAAGTACATGGTCGTACTCGACGCCGACTCGGTCATGAGCGGCGAGTGCCTGACCAGTCTGGTGCGCCTGATGGAGGCCACTCCGGACGCCGGCATCATCCAGACCGCGCCGCGCGCTTCGGGCATGGACACGCTGTATGCACGCATGCAGCAGTTCGCCACCCGTGTGTACGGTCCGCTGTTCACGGCCGGTCTGCACTTCTGGCAGCTGGGTGAATCCCACTATTGGGGTCACAACGCGATCATCCGCATGAAGCCGTTCATCGACCACTGCGCCCTGGCGCCGTTACCGGGCAAGGGTGCGTTCTCCGGTGCGATCCTCTCTCACGACTTCGTTGAAGCTGCGCTGATGCGCCGTGCGGGCTGGGGCGTGTGGATTGCCTACGATCTGCCGGGCAGCTACGAAGAACTGCCGCCGAACCTGCTCGACGAACTCAAGCGTGACCGTCGCTGGTGCCACGGCAACCTGATGAACTTCCGTCTGTTCCTGGTCAAAGGCATGCACCCGGTGCACCGCGCGGTGTTCCTGACCGGCGTGATGTCTTACCTGTCGGCGCCTTTGTGGTTCTTCTTCCTCGTGCTGTCGACCGCGCTGCTGGCGGTGAACACGCTGATGGAGCCGCAGTACTTCCTCGAACCGCGTCAGCTCTATCCGCTGTGGCCACAATGGCACCCGGACAAGGCGATCGCGCTGTTCTCGACGACCATCGTGCTGCTGTTCCTGCCGAAACTGTTGAGCATCATCCTGATCTGGGCCAAAGGCGCGAAAGAGTTCGGCGGCAAGTTCAAGGTGACCCTGTCGATGCTGCTGGAGATGCTGTTCTCCATGCTGCTGGCGCCGGTGCGGATGATTTTCCATACCCGTTTCGTTCTGGCCGCGTTCCTCGGCTGGGCCGCGACCTGGAATTCGCCGCAGCGTGACGACGACTCCACGCCATGGAGCGAAGCGGTCAAGCGCCACGGTCCGCAGACCCTGCTGGGCTTCTTCTGGGCGCTGCTGGTGATCTGGCTGAACCCGAGCTTCCTGTGGTGGCTGGTGCCGATCGTCGGTTCGCTGATGCTGTCGATTCCGGTGTCGGTGATTTCCAGCCGTGTGGGCCTGGGCCTCAAGTCCCGTGACGAGAGCCTGTTCCTCATCCCTGAGGAATACAATCCGCCACAGGCGCTGCTGGCCACCGATCAGTACACCCACGAAAACCGCTGGCACGCGCTGAACGACGGCTTTGTCCGCGCCGTGGTCGATCCACAGCAGAACGCCCTGGCGTGCTCGCTGGCGACCTCGCGTCACGGTGAAGCCGAGCCGATAGAATGGCTGCGTCAGGAACGTGTGCGTCACGCGATCAAGGTCGGCCCGGCCGGGCTGAACAACCATGATCGCCTGCAACTGCTGAGCGATCCGGTGGCCCTGGCCCGTCTGCACGAGCAGGTGTGGGCCGAAGGTCACGCCGAGTGGCTGGACGCATGGCGGGCCTCGGTGAAAGCCGATCCCCATGCGCCGCTGCTGCCGCTCAAGCCTGTGAGCTTGCAGGCGCAACCGGCCTGA
- the hutG gene encoding N-formylglutamate deformylase, producing MDKVLNFKQGRVPLLISMPHAGVRLTPAVEAGLIPDAKSLPDTDWHIPQLYDFAAELGASTLAAEYSRFVIDLNRPSDDKPLYAGATTGLYPATLFDGIPLFKEGKEPSKEERARYLEQIWTPYHRTLQEELARLKAEFGYALLFDAHSIRSIIPHLFDGKLPDFNLGTFNGASCDPQLATQLEAICARHGDYSHVLNGRFKGGHITRHYGNPAENIHAVQLELGQCTYMEEFEPFRYRADLAEPTRVVLKELLQGLLTWGKNHYSA from the coding sequence GTGGATAAGGTTCTGAACTTCAAACAAGGTCGCGTGCCGCTGCTGATCAGCATGCCCCACGCCGGTGTGCGCCTGACCCCGGCGGTCGAGGCCGGATTGATCCCTGACGCGAAAAGCCTGCCGGACACCGACTGGCACATTCCGCAGCTCTACGACTTCGCCGCCGAACTGGGCGCCAGCACGCTGGCGGCCGAATACTCGCGATTCGTCATCGACCTGAACCGGCCGTCCGACGACAAACCTCTCTACGCCGGCGCCACTACCGGGCTGTACCCGGCGACGCTGTTCGATGGCATTCCGTTGTTCAAGGAAGGCAAGGAGCCGTCGAAAGAAGAGCGTGCGAGGTACCTGGAGCAGATCTGGACGCCGTACCACCGCACTTTGCAGGAAGAGCTGGCGCGGCTGAAGGCCGAGTTCGGTTACGCGCTGCTGTTCGATGCACACTCGATCCGTTCGATCATCCCGCACCTGTTCGACGGCAAGCTGCCGGACTTCAACCTCGGCACCTTCAATGGCGCCAGTTGCGATCCGCAACTGGCCACTCAGCTGGAAGCGATCTGCGCACGCCATGGCGATTACAGCCATGTGCTGAACGGACGCTTCAAGGGCGGCCACATCACCCGTCACTACGGCAACCCGGCCGAGAACATCCACGCCGTGCAACTGGAGCTTGGCCAGTGCACGTATATGGAAGAGTTCGAACCGTTCCGCTACCGCGCCGATCTGGCGGAGCCGACGCGGGTGGTACTGAAGGAGCTGCTGCAAGGGCTGCTCACTTGGGGCAAAAACCACTACAGCGCATAA
- the pip gene encoding prolyl aminopeptidase, whose translation MQTLFPQIKPHARHDLAVDDTHTLYVDESGSPEGLPVVFIHGGPGAGCDAQSRRYFDPNLYRIVTFDQRGCGRSTPHASLENNTTWDLVEDLERIRKHLGIDKWVLFGGSWGSTLALAYAQTHPERVHGLILRGIFLCRPQEIEWFYQAGASRLFPDYWQDYLAPIPLDERDDLLSAFHKRLTGNDQIAQMHAAKAWSTWEGRTATLRPNPLVVDRFSEPQRALSIARIECHYFTNNAFLEPNQLIRDMGKIAHLPGVIIHGRYDVICPLDNAWELHQAWPNSELQVIRDAGHAASEPGITDALVRAASKMARRLLDLPPEEA comes from the coding sequence ATGCAGACTTTGTTTCCGCAGATCAAACCTCACGCACGGCACGATCTGGCCGTCGATGACACCCATACGCTGTACGTCGACGAAAGCGGTTCACCGGAAGGTTTGCCGGTGGTGTTCATCCACGGAGGTCCCGGCGCCGGGTGCGACGCCCAGAGTCGCCGCTACTTCGATCCGAACCTGTATCGCATTGTCACCTTCGACCAGCGCGGTTGCGGTCGTTCCACGCCCCACGCCAGTCTGGAAAACAACACCACCTGGGATCTGGTCGAAGACCTCGAGCGCATCCGCAAACACCTGGGCATCGACAAATGGGTGCTGTTCGGCGGCTCCTGGGGTTCGACCCTGGCGCTGGCCTATGCGCAGACCCACCCCGAGCGCGTGCATGGTCTGATTCTGCGCGGGATCTTTCTCTGCCGCCCGCAGGAAATCGAATGGTTCTACCAGGCCGGTGCCAGCCGTCTGTTCCCCGATTACTGGCAGGACTACCTCGCGCCGATCCCGCTGGACGAGCGTGACGACCTGCTCAGCGCATTCCACAAACGCCTGACCGGCAACGACCAGATCGCCCAGATGCACGCGGCCAAGGCCTGGTCGACCTGGGAAGGGCGCACCGCAACCCTGCGTCCGAACCCGCTGGTGGTCGACCGTTTCTCCGAGCCGCAGCGCGCCTTGTCGATCGCGCGCATCGAATGCCACTACTTCACCAACAATGCGTTCCTTGAGCCAAACCAGCTGATCCGCGACATGGGCAAGATCGCCCATCTGCCGGGCGTGATCATCCATGGTCGCTACGACGTGATCTGCCCGCTCGACAACGCCTGGGAACTGCATCAGGCCTGGCCGAACAGCGAGTTGCAGGTGATCCGCGATGCCGGCCACGCCGCGTCCGAACCGGGTATCACCGATGCACTGGTGCGCGCTGCCAGCAAAATGGCCCGTCGCCTGCTCGATCTGCCGCCCGAAGAAGCATGA